One genomic segment of Hevea brasiliensis isolate MT/VB/25A 57/8 chromosome 3, ASM3005281v1, whole genome shotgun sequence includes these proteins:
- the LOC110643782 gene encoding E3 ubiquitin-protein ligase HAKAI homolog, producing the protein MLIRLHKQSSESGGGVVKPLPVDAVTVACPDHLVLSDLPVAKGIGAATAATVVKTVGRRSRRQLGERVHFCVRCDFPIAIYGHLSPCEHAFCLDCARSDSICYLCDERIQKIQTIKMMEGIFICAAPHCLKSFLKRSKFESHIHENHTDLLQPNSEENGNESEVQSTKQHSASDSTVRASSRLVIPGSNSQFLDSEDKAHRQQPREQPSRPMMQPRPPYFGQAQNYSSDPQPDSNRPPGIDRPGIQNHFQQSMQGGPQQESNQFSDKQQGNLSETPIPEYPPMHPIQSPNFVVPMNSNPLMTPQYGLPPFQPEGAQPFYGAPYEMGQMARPDSDPEVGAEQGSLLGFPPGPAGGVNFMSNYPQPWNSGPTSGGQAIPDGFPNRSDSRGNAAYYQGDYGRNPGVVPMIPPPPPSANKGMEAAQGGTMDSRDGKGILAPQPFPHPPPPPPPLPHLSHPKGGKYYAGDMDLEGQGFGWQHENRDGFGSGQE; encoded by the exons ATGCTAATTCGGCTTCACAAACAATCTTCAGAAAGTGGTGGAGGAGTGGTGAAGCCCTTGCCAGTGGATGCTGTGACGGTTGCATGCCCCGATCACCTGGTACTTTCCGATCTCCCTGTAGCTAAGGGTATTGGAGCAGCTACTGCAGCTACTGTTGTAAAAACTGTGGGTCGCAGATCCAGACGCCAGCTTGGTGAACGAGTCCATTTCTGTGTCCGCTGTGACTTCCCGATTGCTATCTATGGACACCTG AGCCCCTGCGAGCATGCGTTCTGTCTTGATTGCGCCAGGAGTGATTCAATCTGCTATCT TTGTGATGAACGCATCCAGAAGATTCAGACAATTAAAATGATGGAGGGGATCTTCATCTGTGCAGCCCCTCACTGTCTCAAATCTTTCTTGAAGAGGTCCAAGTTTGAATCTCACATTCATGAGAACCACACCGACCTTCTACAGCCAAATTCAGAGGAGAATGGTAATGAATCAGAGGTTCAAAGTACCAAACAACATTCAGCTTCAGATTCCACAGTTCGAGCTTCCTCTAGGCTAGTCATACCTGGATCAAATTCTCAGTTTCTTGATTCAGAAGACAAAGCTCATAGGCAGCAGCCTAGAGAACAGCCATCTAGGCCAATGATGCAACCAAGACCTCCTTATTTTGGTCAAGCTCAAAATTATTCATCAGATCCTCAGCCGGACAGCAATCGTCCCCCTGGCATTGACCGGCCTGGCATCCAGAATCATTTCCAGCAAAGCATGCAGGGTGGCCCACAACAAgaatccaaccagttttcagacAAGCAGCAGGGAAATTTATCTGAGACCCCAATACCTGAATACCCGCCTATGCATCCTATTCAATCTCCTAATTTTGTTGTACCAATGAATTCTAATCCACTGATGACTCCTCAATATGGTCTACCTCCTTTCCAACCCGAGGGAGCTCAGCCATTTTATGGCGCACCCTATGAGATGGGACAGATGGCTAGGCCAGATTCAGACCCAGAAGTTGGAGCAGAACAAGGATCTTTGTTGGGTTTCCCACCAGGTCCAGCAGGAGGTGTGAATTTCATGTCAAACTATCCACAGCCCTGGAACTCTGGACCAACCTCAGGGGGTCAGGCAATTCCAGATGGTTTTCCAAACCGTTCAGATTCTCGGGGAAATGCTGCATATTATCAAGGTGATTATGGACGGAATCCAGGAGTTGTACCAATGATTCCTCCACCACCACCCTCTGCCAACAAGGGGATGGAAGCTGCGCAGGGTGGTACAATGGATTCCAGGGATGGCAAAGGTATACTGGCACCACAGCCATTTCCGCACCCGCCACCACCTCCACCCCCCTTGCCTCACTTATCTCACCCTAAAGGAGGCAAGTACTACGCTGGTGATATGGATCTTGAGGGACAGGGTTTTGGGTGGCAGCATGAGAATCGTGATGGCTTTGGAAGTGGCCAGGAGTAG
- the LOC110643779 gene encoding reticulon-like protein B12, with amino-acid sequence MGSSNRLFNRQKTVHEIFGGGFVAEVILWRRKNATVGILLVALASWVVFGRSGYTLLSLVSSVLLLLLTILFLWAKSAAILNRPSPPLPELHLSEEMVNEVAAFIRTHLNALLSVSQDIALGKDTNLFFQVAGYLLLISIVGGLADFLTLGYTSLLIILTIPALYERYQDFIDKYVETVCKKSQQLYVNFDMQCIGRIRKWILEKQKLS; translated from the exons ATGGGTTCATCGAATCGATTGTTTAACAGGCAGAAAACCGTTCATGAGATCTTTGGAGGAGGATTTG TTGCAGAGGTCATACTATGGAGACGAAAGAATGCAACTGTTGGGATATTGTTAGTAGCTCTAGCTTCCTGGGTGGTGTTTGGGAGATCGGGTTACACTCTGTTGTCgcttgtttctagtgttcttctCCTCCTTCTTACGATTCTTTTTCTTTGGGCCAAATCTGCTGCCATTCTTAACCG ACCTTCTCCACCTTTACCAGAGTTGCATCTCTCAGAAGAAATGGTAAATGAAGTTGCGGCTTTCATCCGCACTCACTTGAATGCTCTTCTCTCAGTTTCCCAGGACATTGCCCTGGGTAAGGACACAAATTTATTCTTTCAAGTAGCTGGTTACCTGTTGCTGATATCTATTGTTGGTGGCTTAGCTGATTTTCTTACTTTGGGTTACACCA GTCTTCTTATCATACTTACAATTCCTGCACTCTATGAGAGGTACCAAGATTTTATTGATAAATATGTCGAGACGGTGTGCAAGAAATCACAGCAGTTGTATGTAAACTTTGATATGCAATGCATTGGCAGAATCCGAAAATGGATTTTGGAGAAGCAGAAACTCAGCTGA